In Capsicum annuum cultivar UCD-10X-F1 chromosome 11, UCD10Xv1.1, whole genome shotgun sequence, one genomic interval encodes:
- the LOC107846271 gene encoding secreted RxLR effector protein 161-like produces MTHQQKYVKELIKRFSMKETKEISTPIVTATKLDLDETSSDVEQNMYRGTIGSLLYLTTSRPDIVFSVGLSTRFQSTPKKSQGVSSTVKRIFRYLKGTSDLGLWYLKGSNFNLVGYSDADYAEYLVDRKSTTGMTHFLGSCLITWSTKKRNSIALSTAEAEYVVAGSCCA; encoded by the coding sequence ATGACCCATCAGCAGAAGTATGTAAAAGAACTTATCAAGAGATTCTCCatgaaagaaacaaaagaaataagcACTCCAATTGTCACTGCTACAAAGCTTGATTTGGATGAAACAAGTTCTGATGTGGAGCAAAATATGTACAGAGGGACGATAGGGTCATTGCTATATCTTACAACAAGCAGGCCTGATATTGTGTTTAGTGTAGGATTATCTACTAGATTTCAATCTACTCCTAAGAAGTCTCAAGGAGTCTCATCAACCGTAAAAAGGATCTTTAGATATCTCAAAGGAACCAGTGATCTTGGTTTATGGTACCTAAAAGGTAGTAATTTCAACTTGGTTGGATATTCTGATGCTGACTATGCAGAATATTTGGTTGACAGGAAGAGCACTACAGGCATGACACATTTCCTTGGATCATGTTTAATTACCTGGTCCACTAAGAAGCGAAATTCAATAGCCTTGTctactgctgaagctgaatatgttgttgcAGGATCTTGTTGTGCTTAA